A part of Myxococcales bacterium genomic DNA contains:
- a CDS encoding HAMP domain-containing histidine kinase, with the protein MCLSFFLLATLVNWQMYLSLLAGGLITAFILSGLFVGNFYFTLSALCQLLYVVAFSLIIGMVFSRKRDNDTQEKIASLRILSATIAHELRTPLTTISLACKTFDSHMPSLVDTYERYPAKEKIPIAPQILNYLSSAPSGLYKMSRSNLLFIDMMLKRFRGVKGLDKLEKCHIKENLDFAFENFVFENNERTLIDSSQVSDFLFYGDSNLFVHVIFNLLNNSLSQFRIKKQGCIILSSHCSETKNQLHFCDYTGGIPKDIFPSLFLPLTTYGKKHGTGIGLSFCKEVMQRFQGEISCSSDHKTYTNFILSFPKIDQP; encoded by the coding sequence ATGTGCCTTTCTTTTTTCTTATTAGCTACATTAGTTAATTGGCAAATGTATCTAAGCCTACTTGCTGGAGGACTAATAACTGCTTTTATCCTCAGCGGGCTCTTTGTCGGAAATTTTTATTTCACTCTTTCAGCACTTTGCCAACTTCTCTATGTGGTCGCTTTCTCTCTTATCATAGGCATGGTTTTTAGCAGAAAGCGCGATAACGATACTCAAGAAAAAATAGCCAGCCTAAGAATACTCAGTGCAACAATCGCTCACGAGCTACGAACTCCTTTAACCACTATTTCTCTTGCTTGCAAAACCTTTGATTCTCATATGCCATCTCTTGTTGACACTTATGAGCGATATCCTGCAAAGGAAAAAATTCCCATTGCTCCACAAATATTAAACTATCTATCTAGTGCCCCCAGCGGCCTGTATAAAATGAGCAGAAGTAATCTCTTATTTATCGATATGATGCTCAAACGTTTTCGAGGAGTAAAAGGATTAGACAAACTAGAAAAGTGTCACATAAAGGAAAATTTAGATTTTGCCTTTGAAAATTTTGTTTTTGAAAATAACGAGCGCACACTTATCGACAGCTCTCAAGTAAGCGATTTTTTGTTTTATGGTGACTCTAATTTATTTGTACATGTAATCTTTAATCTGCTTAACAATAGCCTGAGTCAATTCCGCATAAAAAAACAAGGATGCATTATTCTAAGTAGCCATTGTAGCGAAACAAAAAACCAACTCCACTTTTGTGACTATACCGGTGGAATTCCAAAAGATATTTTTCCCTCTTTATTTTTGCCTTTGACAACTTATGGAAAAAAACATGGTACGGGAATTGGTTTGTCATTTTGCAAAGAGGTGATGCAGCGATTTCAGGGAGAAATCTCTTGCTCAAGCGATCATAAAACTTATACAAATTTTATTTTAAGTTTTCCAAAAATCGACCAACCATAA
- a CDS encoding PspA/IM30 family protein, which produces MSLLKRFNNVVRAHLNDWLDKAEDPQKLHAQKILDLEQSKKSAQQLLISAMSSLKLAKSKQASIEEKIESLKSTNSQNETQSLEQNYREMKSIIEEEEKTINMINHGLKALENKILLLKNSPCNTHLSPSSDTKNQPDYVNDSHALDTFKRMEEKIEANEAEVEALGELLSYLENKEPTQEAKSGPSLEEELAKLKKKLEQK; this is translated from the coding sequence ATGAGTTTATTGAAAAGATTTAATAACGTGGTACGCGCTCATCTGAACGACTGGCTTGATAAAGCCGAAGACCCTCAGAAATTACACGCGCAAAAAATTCTTGATCTTGAGCAATCCAAAAAATCCGCTCAACAGTTGCTTATATCAGCTATGAGCTCATTAAAGTTGGCAAAAAGCAAACAAGCAAGCATTGAAGAAAAAATTGAGTCTTTAAAAAGTACAAACTCACAAAACGAAACTCAATCGCTTGAGCAAAATTATAGAGAGATGAAATCCATCATTGAGGAAGAAGAAAAAACTATAAATATGATAAACCACGGATTAAAGGCTTTAGAGAACAAGATTCTTCTTTTAAAAAATTCACCGTGCAACACCCACTTGTCCCCCTCTTCTGACACAAAAAATCAACCCGACTATGTCAACGATAGCCATGCTCTCGATACTTTTAAAAGAATGGAAGAAAAAATTGAAGCAAACGAAGCCGAAGTAGAAGCTCTTGGTGAACTCTTATCTTATCTAGAGAATAAAGAGCCAACACAAGAGGCTAAAAGTGGCCCGAGCCTTGAAGAGGAACTTGCCAAACTTAAGAAAAAACTTGAGCAAAAATAG
- a CDS encoding dihydroorotase, with protein MATLIKQVRIIDPRTHTDMVDDVLISSENIEIAPSNVKEGYTTINGRNRILTPGLVDLHVHFREPGFTHKENIASGIRAALAGGVTSALVMPNTNPALDTPQSVLFQLKKARTFGFDLMVAAAATKGLLGKEISDIAALKQSGAKAITDDGKPILEDSLMMNVLKACRAHKLVCMQHAEHTGISCGHALNEGKASQRLCIPGQKAQAEYDMVARDIDLAEKLEARYHVLHLSCAQSLKLVARAKKRKALVSCEVTPHHILLSESDIHVADGNKKMNPPLRSKDDRDALLNGINDGVIDAVASDHAPHHRREKLLLFTKAPFGVVGVETSILVLLRLVHEGKISLMRAISLMTDGPAKILQEHERIGTLVGDRALKNAVLIDPNVVFMLNENHMYGRSKNSAFLGMELRGRVLATFLNGEIGYQAGKI; from the coding sequence ATGGCAACTTTGATAAAACAAGTACGCATCATTGACCCTCGTACCCATACCGATATGGTTGATGATGTTTTAATCTCATCTGAGAACATTGAAATTGCTCCTAGCAACGTGAAGGAAGGATACACCACCATTAATGGTAGAAACCGCATTTTAACTCCAGGACTGGTGGATCTTCATGTACACTTTCGCGAACCTGGGTTTACTCACAAGGAGAATATTGCCAGCGGAATTAGGGCGGCGTTAGCGGGTGGAGTGACATCGGCTTTAGTTATGCCCAATACCAACCCCGCGCTCGATACCCCACAGTCTGTACTCTTTCAGTTAAAAAAAGCGCGCACGTTTGGTTTTGATCTTATGGTTGCGGCAGCAGCGACTAAAGGACTTTTAGGAAAAGAAATTTCCGATATTGCGGCATTAAAGCAAAGTGGTGCAAAAGCGATTACTGATGATGGTAAGCCAATTTTAGAAGATAGCTTGATGATGAATGTGCTAAAGGCCTGCCGAGCTCATAAACTTGTCTGTATGCAACATGCTGAGCACACCGGAATAAGTTGTGGCCATGCTCTGAATGAGGGTAAGGCAAGCCAAAGACTCTGTATTCCTGGGCAAAAAGCTCAAGCTGAATACGACATGGTTGCGCGGGATATTGATTTAGCTGAAAAGTTGGAGGCTCGCTATCATGTGCTACATCTATCATGCGCACAATCATTGAAATTGGTAGCAAGAGCAAAAAAGAGAAAGGCTTTGGTGAGCTGTGAAGTGACACCCCATCATATTTTGTTGTCAGAGAGCGATATCCATGTTGCAGATGGCAATAAAAAAATGAATCCTCCTTTAAGAAGCAAGGATGATCGAGATGCGCTGCTCAATGGCATCAATGATGGTGTCATAGACGCTGTAGCAAGTGATCATGCGCCGCATCATCGACGAGAAAAATTACTTTTATTTACAAAAGCCCCCTTTGGAGTCGTTGGCGTTGAGACAAGTATTTTGGTGCTGTTGCGCTTAGTGCACGAAGGAAAAATTTCCTTGATGAGAGCGATAAGCCTTATGACCGATGGCCCTGCAAAAATTCTTCAAGAGCACGAGCGAATTGGGACTTTAGTTGGAGATAGAGCGCTTAAAAATGCTGTGCTTATTGATCCAAATGTTGTTTTTATGCTCAATGAAAATCATATGTATGGCCGTTCAAAAAATAGTGCATTTTTAGGAATGGAGCTCAGAGGAAGAGTTTTAGCAACATTTTTAAACGGTGAGATAGGTTATCAGGCGGGAAAAATTTAA
- a CDS encoding GreA/GreB family elongation factor, which produces MLNIMLSKKGYLKLRSEFDELSLKERPKVVQGVANAAAEGDRSENAEYIYGKKRLREIDKRLQYLSKILKNPKIVSKSMVDTSVVSFGCIVEVMDENGAKKVWTIVGEGEADYKQGTISARAPVARALLGKKIGDVVEVELQKGITEFEILSINSGDIDP; this is translated from the coding sequence ATGTTGAATATTATGCTGAGCAAAAAAGGCTATCTAAAGCTTAGATCAGAGTTTGATGAGTTGAGTCTTAAAGAGCGCCCTAAGGTTGTTCAGGGAGTTGCTAATGCTGCAGCCGAAGGGGACCGTTCTGAAAATGCGGAGTATATTTATGGAAAAAAACGCCTCAGAGAAATTGATAAGCGGCTTCAGTATTTAAGCAAGATTTTGAAAAATCCTAAAATTGTAAGTAAATCAATGGTCGATACGAGTGTGGTGTCTTTTGGCTGCATTGTCGAGGTCATGGATGAGAATGGAGCCAAAAAAGTATGGACTATTGTGGGCGAAGGTGAAGCTGACTATAAGCAGGGTACTATTAGTGCTCGTGCGCCAGTAGCGAGAGCATTGTTGGGCAAAAAAATCGGAGATGTGGTGGAAGTAGAATTGCAAAAGGGAATAACTGAATTCGAAATCCTTTCCATTAATAGTGGTGATATCGATCCTTAA
- a CDS encoding ABC transporter ATP-binding protein, with translation MSSLSRLFHYSRSYQKDITLATIYSTLNKLFDIMPEVLIGVAVDIVVRKNESFIASLGIKDVFTQLMVLAGIILFAFMSESVLQFLFQVKWRNLAQALQHNMRMDCYEHVQKLDVAYFEDKSTGNLLSIMNDDVNQLERFLDGGANSLIQVISGTILVGIIFFYISPTLALIALFPMPFILYGAYKFQHLLGPRYVLVRTMAGKIGARLSNNLLGMATIRSYSAEKFESRRLEKDSLNYQAANEKAITLSSAYIPIIRMAIVAGFVATLILGGYYTLTGHLQVASYSVLVFLTQRLLWPFTRLAEMTDLYQRAMASADRVLDLLNTPIKIRDGERELRQIYGAINFEHVDFGYQKDLLVLKNFNLSMAPGETVALVGATGAGKSTIVKLLLRFYSPLSGKISIDGQDIAQIKLRDLRKAISFVSQDVFLFPGTIKENIAYGQANARLEEIIEAAKIAEVHAFIMGLPNKYDTIVGERGINLSGGQKQRLSIARAVLKNAAIFILDEATSAVDNETEEAIQKSLAKIMGNKTTIIIAHRLSTCRHASIICVLDKGEVIEMGTHEQLLKQKGSYERLWRIQTGELTT, from the coding sequence ATGAGTTCATTATCGCGTCTTTTTCATTATTCACGCTCTTATCAAAAAGATATTACTCTTGCTACCATTTATTCAACACTCAACAAGCTATTCGATATTATGCCGGAAGTACTGATCGGGGTTGCGGTCGATATCGTAGTGAGAAAAAACGAATCCTTCATAGCTTCCCTTGGGATCAAAGATGTTTTCACTCAACTCATGGTGCTAGCAGGAATTATTTTATTTGCCTTTATGAGCGAATCGGTGCTGCAATTTTTATTTCAAGTAAAGTGGCGCAACCTCGCACAAGCACTGCAACACAACATGCGCATGGATTGCTATGAGCATGTACAGAAACTTGATGTCGCCTACTTCGAAGATAAAAGCACCGGCAATCTCTTATCGATCATGAACGACGATGTAAATCAGCTGGAGCGTTTTCTTGACGGTGGCGCTAACTCCCTTATTCAAGTTATTAGCGGCACTATACTGGTTGGCATAATCTTTTTTTACATCTCGCCTACGCTAGCTTTGATAGCTCTTTTTCCTATGCCATTCATTCTCTATGGTGCCTACAAATTCCAACACTTACTAGGACCTCGCTATGTTCTCGTTCGAACCATGGCCGGTAAAATAGGAGCACGGCTTTCAAATAATTTACTAGGCATGGCCACTATTCGCAGCTACAGTGCCGAAAAATTTGAAAGTAGACGTCTTGAAAAAGACAGCCTCAATTATCAAGCCGCGAATGAAAAAGCCATCACGTTAAGCTCCGCATACATCCCTATTATTCGTATGGCTATCGTTGCTGGTTTTGTAGCAACACTTATTTTGGGCGGCTATTACACGCTCACAGGCCATCTTCAAGTTGCTAGCTATAGCGTGCTGGTTTTTCTTACCCAGCGTTTATTATGGCCTTTCACGCGTCTTGCTGAAATGACCGATCTTTATCAACGAGCAATGGCTTCAGCTGATCGCGTGCTTGATCTTTTAAATACTCCAATAAAAATTCGCGATGGAGAACGTGAGCTTAGGCAAATCTATGGCGCCATAAATTTTGAACATGTTGACTTTGGTTATCAAAAAGATCTCTTAGTGCTTAAGAATTTTAATCTCTCAATGGCTCCAGGAGAAACCGTTGCTTTGGTTGGCGCTACGGGCGCAGGAAAAAGCACCATTGTTAAACTTTTATTGCGCTTTTATTCTCCACTATCGGGAAAAATTAGCATCGATGGTCAGGATATCGCCCAAATTAAACTTAGAGATCTCAGAAAGGCTATTTCATTTGTCAGCCAAGATGTTTTTCTTTTTCCCGGCACTATCAAAGAAAATATCGCTTATGGTCAAGCAAATGCTCGCTTGGAAGAAATTATTGAAGCCGCCAAAATTGCTGAAGTACACGCTTTTATTATGGGTCTGCCAAATAAATATGACACTATAGTTGGCGAGCGAGGAATCAATCTTTCTGGAGGCCAAAAGCAACGTCTTTCCATAGCCAGAGCCGTATTAAAAAATGCAGCAATATTTATTTTAGATGAGGCTACATCAGCGGTAGATAATGAAACAGAAGAAGCTATCCAAAAATCTTTGGCAAAAATCATGGGCAATAAAACCACCATTATCATTGCTCATCGCCTATCAACATGCCGCCATGCTTCAATAATCTGTGTGCTTGATAAGGGTGAAGTAATCGAAATGGGTACCCATGAACAACTACTCAAACAAAAAGGAAGCTATGAAAGATTGTGGAGAATTCAAACTGGCGAACTTACAACCTAA
- a CDS encoding sodium:solute symporter family protein has product MDIAIVVVYLFVILLVGLRRGYRTNNIRDFAVGDKNFGFPVLLATISATYIGGGSTLGDTERIYTMGILYAIVCIAYSSLFKFIITFVITPKFKNLQKHISFGEVMGEYYGENAKIISGLFGTLRCIGTLGSQTVGLGFIFHFFLGTSFELAVIFSAGILVLYTAFGGIRAVAATDFIQFFSLIIGIVVIANCALIAVGGYEALWKNLPESKTVIFSDSALFWENVSMFFILSAPFLNPAHIQRLLLSNDIRKTQKSMFYSFLMDPVFFFLIACIGLSSIILFPAVDPRLAMLTLIKEVIPSPFLKGICLAGLISVIMSTADSYLNSATVAFFNDFILPIRKKNFTPLTEMWLVRAITLFIGISSIFVALYFRNLIDIVIAFTSFWGTFMFIPFMAGLYNLKASSKSFWASTILGIPSFLIWAHYFQSQTHIRAIVPGLIMSSIGFFSIYFIERMSGKIRREKRTFTERDVIKKKKVWLSPTHNCSL; this is encoded by the coding sequence ATGGATATAGCTATTGTTGTCGTCTATTTGTTTGTAATTCTTCTTGTGGGCCTCAGAAGAGGCTATAGAACCAACAATATCCGTGACTTTGCCGTCGGAGATAAAAATTTTGGTTTTCCCGTTTTGTTGGCAACCATTTCAGCCACCTACATTGGCGGCGGCAGTACCTTAGGAGATACGGAAAGAATCTATACGATGGGAATTCTTTATGCCATCGTCTGCATAGCTTATAGCTCGTTATTTAAATTTATCATTACCTTTGTCATCACTCCCAAATTTAAAAATTTACAAAAACACATCTCTTTTGGAGAGGTGATGGGCGAATATTATGGAGAAAATGCTAAAATCATTTCAGGTTTGTTTGGAACCTTGCGCTGCATCGGAACATTGGGCAGCCAAACTGTCGGCCTAGGATTTATTTTTCATTTTTTCTTGGGAACTTCTTTTGAATTAGCGGTTATATTTTCGGCGGGAATTTTGGTACTTTACACAGCATTTGGTGGTATCCGTGCTGTAGCTGCTACTGACTTCATACAATTTTTTTCTTTGATAATCGGCATCGTTGTCATCGCCAATTGCGCTCTCATTGCCGTAGGCGGTTATGAAGCTTTATGGAAAAATCTACCAGAATCTAAGACCGTTATATTTTCTGACTCTGCCCTATTTTGGGAAAACGTATCCATGTTTTTCATTTTATCAGCCCCATTTTTAAACCCCGCTCACATCCAGCGCCTCTTGCTTTCTAACGACATTAGAAAAACTCAAAAATCCATGTTTTACTCATTCCTAATGGATCCAGTATTTTTCTTTTTAATAGCCTGTATTGGTCTAAGCTCAATCATATTATTTCCAGCCGTCGACCCGAGACTCGCTATGTTGACTTTGATCAAAGAAGTCATTCCTTCTCCTTTTTTAAAGGGAATTTGTCTTGCGGGGCTCATTTCTGTCATTATGTCCACCGCCGACTCATATCTCAATTCTGCAACTGTTGCATTTTTTAACGATTTCATTCTGCCCATCAGAAAGAAAAACTTTACTCCTCTGACAGAAATGTGGTTGGTTCGGGCCATCACCTTGTTCATTGGTATATCATCTATTTTCGTTGCTCTTTATTTCAGAAATTTAATCGATATCGTGATTGCTTTTACAAGCTTTTGGGGAACATTCATGTTCATCCCCTTCATGGCAGGTCTTTACAATCTCAAAGCCTCTAGCAAGAGTTTTTGGGCAAGCACAATTTTAGGAATTCCTTCATTTTTGATTTGGGCTCACTATTTTCAAAGCCAAACTCATATTCGAGCGATTGTACCGGGGCTTATCATGAGCTCCATTGGATTCTTTTCAATTTATTTCATTGAGAGGATGAGCGGAAAAATCCGCCGTGAAAAAAGAACTTTTACTGAACGTGATGTAATTAAAAAAAAAAAAGTTTGGCTTAGCCCAACTCACAACTGCTCTCTCTAA
- the bamA gene encoding outer membrane protein assembly factor BamA: protein MKPIYQSTLAFRLVLLLSALGFLCSSEVLLAGQATHLRKSNSKSEESNLDPALRNIEGPLSFDEMTKEAFKRGKKPGELIGESPQADRVYRITISGAKKVEPDAIVLRLNTKIGHFYDPTLVAQDVREIYKLGLFSQVEVKKHQLKDSRAYELEYVLTEIPTIFQIKITGNEVLNDQEIKEVLSGLENYQGATMARLQENREKIHELYVSKGYYLAKVSYELRATAQEDIERREKEGIGTLSPKGYMIDIDTTKVLAPDFVDVVFKIEEKSKVEVERIYFVGNYRLNADAFRPFLRTHERHALSILNDMGTFRKDYLEIDSLIIEKILQDNGMLKAKVLPPLVELSPDKSTITIGFRMIEGEQYRIGEVSIEGDKVEHSEMVYRLRQEAHPDEPVFFADNLLKEMGQQQGDIFNKSLMAQNIMAISEIYRDKGYAYANISPIPLFDEENKSISIKVQIESGPRVRIERIDVEGNEKTKDEVIRRELEIIEGDYYSSTSLRLSENNVVRLGYFEKVEVTNEPGTSSESMVVKIKVKEQSTGNIQAGAGYGTGGEGFVLRGQVSNQNLFGRGQTLSAQINYSNNRKEFDVMFIEPYLFYAWKNPVTFAFTAYNRRRVMGEFTRSAIGGDVTFGYPVGGPWSSLSKNWKSKVSPSLVNYVFDFDALFFYMTYTLERIKISELMSDVRKWDLYQGVPRYTTSIRPTLRLDQRDNRIFPTRGIYAEIRADIASEYLGSIGLARLENHVRSNRDTTKLSSGRDYLTPPSSANNFIKYGANLRLYHNLDEWFFLKGFVLKTNLELGILDSLGNPLLFENYALGGANSIRGYAYRSISPTEKSGAQFPFDRRRDLLVGGNKQFYGSFELEFPLIKALKLGGVIFFDFGNVYSYEDNFFYIGGKSQSASRVHPTDPLKLYSLLGLYSSVGFGLRWQSPLGYLRFEWGIPLNRRPANTPGIEEGDRPIGFEFNIGPSF from the coding sequence TTGAAACCTATTTATCAGAGCACTCTAGCATTTCGTTTGGTACTACTGTTATCTGCGTTAGGATTCTTATGTTCAAGTGAAGTTTTATTGGCCGGTCAGGCAACTCACTTGAGAAAGTCAAATTCTAAGTCCGAAGAAAGCAACCTCGATCCAGCCTTAAGAAATATTGAAGGTCCACTGAGCTTTGATGAAATGACGAAAGAGGCTTTTAAGCGTGGGAAAAAACCTGGAGAGTTAATAGGAGAGAGCCCGCAAGCGGATAGGGTATATCGTATTACTATCAGTGGGGCTAAAAAAGTTGAACCTGATGCAATTGTTTTACGCTTGAATACTAAAATTGGACACTTCTATGATCCTACTCTGGTAGCCCAAGACGTCCGTGAAATATATAAGCTTGGTCTTTTTTCTCAAGTTGAAGTAAAAAAACATCAGCTCAAAGATTCCAGGGCTTATGAACTTGAATATGTTTTGACAGAAATTCCAACCATTTTTCAGATAAAAATAACAGGCAATGAAGTTCTCAATGATCAAGAAATCAAAGAGGTTTTATCGGGGCTTGAAAATTATCAAGGTGCAACAATGGCACGCTTGCAGGAAAACCGAGAAAAAATACATGAACTTTATGTATCGAAGGGATACTATCTCGCTAAAGTGAGTTATGAGCTTAGAGCAACAGCTCAAGAAGATATCGAAAGGCGTGAAAAAGAGGGGATAGGAACGCTTAGTCCTAAGGGCTACATGATTGACATCGATACAACTAAAGTTCTTGCTCCAGATTTTGTTGACGTGGTTTTTAAAATTGAAGAGAAGTCAAAGGTAGAAGTAGAGCGAATTTATTTTGTAGGGAACTATCGTTTAAATGCCGATGCGTTTAGGCCATTTTTACGCACCCATGAGCGACATGCTCTGTCTATTTTGAATGATATGGGGACATTTCGTAAAGATTATTTAGAGATAGATTCCTTGATTATTGAGAAGATTTTGCAGGACAACGGGATGCTCAAAGCTAAAGTTTTGCCTCCTTTAGTAGAGCTTAGTCCTGATAAAAGTACTATCACCATTGGTTTTCGCATGATTGAGGGGGAACAATATCGGATTGGCGAAGTGAGTATTGAGGGCGATAAAGTCGAACACAGTGAAATGGTGTATCGCCTGCGTCAAGAAGCGCACCCCGATGAACCAGTATTTTTTGCCGATAATTTACTCAAAGAAATGGGGCAGCAACAAGGAGATATTTTTAATAAATCTCTTATGGCTCAAAATATCATGGCTATTTCAGAAATTTATCGAGACAAAGGTTATGCATATGCAAATATTTCGCCCATTCCTCTTTTTGACGAAGAAAATAAAAGTATCTCTATAAAGGTTCAAATCGAAAGTGGTCCCAGAGTTCGAATTGAACGTATTGATGTCGAGGGTAATGAAAAAACCAAAGATGAAGTAATTCGTCGAGAGCTAGAGATCATAGAAGGTGATTATTATTCCTCTACTTCCTTAAGATTAAGCGAAAATAATGTTGTTCGCTTAGGTTATTTTGAAAAAGTAGAAGTGACTAATGAGCCTGGAACTTCTTCTGAAAGCATGGTTGTGAAGATCAAAGTTAAAGAACAAAGTACGGGTAATATTCAGGCTGGTGCAGGTTATGGTACCGGTGGGGAAGGTTTCGTTCTGCGTGGACAGGTATCCAATCAAAACCTGTTTGGCCGAGGACAAACACTTTCAGCTCAGATAAATTATTCGAACAATCGTAAAGAATTCGATGTTATGTTTATTGAGCCTTATCTTTTTTATGCCTGGAAAAATCCCGTCACATTTGCCTTTACTGCATATAATCGTAGGCGCGTAATGGGTGAATTTACCAGAAGTGCCATTGGGGGAGATGTAACCTTTGGTTATCCTGTGGGAGGCCCGTGGTCATCTCTATCTAAAAATTGGAAAAGTAAGGTATCTCCTAGTCTGGTCAATTATGTCTTTGATTTTGATGCTCTATTCTTTTATATGACCTATACCCTTGAGAGAATTAAAATTAGCGAGCTGATGAGCGATGTTCGAAAATGGGACCTCTATCAAGGAGTGCCTCGTTACACGACATCCATTAGGCCCACACTAAGGTTGGATCAAAGAGATAACCGTATTTTTCCTACGCGAGGAATTTATGCTGAGATTCGCGCTGATATTGCCTCGGAGTATTTAGGCAGTATTGGTCTTGCTCGCTTAGAAAATCATGTTCGTAGCAATAGAGACACCACTAAGTTAAGCAGTGGGCGCGATTATTTAACCCCTCCCTCCTCGGCGAATAATTTTATCAAGTACGGGGCTAATCTTAGGTTGTATCACAATCTGGATGAATGGTTTTTCCTAAAAGGCTTCGTCTTAAAAACCAATTTGGAACTTGGTATTTTGGATTCTTTGGGAAACCCACTTTTATTTGAAAATTATGCATTGGGAGGAGCAAATAGCATTCGAGGCTATGCATATCGTTCAATCAGTCCTACGGAAAAATCTGGTGCCCAATTCCCCTTTGATCGCAGGCGCGATCTTCTGGTAGGCGGTAATAAGCAATTTTATGGCTCATTTGAACTTGAGTTTCCTTTGATTAAAGCTCTTAAACTAGGGGGAGTGATCTTCTTTGATTTTGGAAATGTGTACTCATATGAAGATAATTTCTTTTACATCGGAGGAAAATCACAAAGTGCGAGTCGCGTTCATCCAACTGATCCACTTAAACTTTACAGTCTGTTAGGGCTTTATAGTTCTGTTGGTTTTGGTTTGCGCTGGCAGAGTCCTTTAGGTTATTTGAGATTTGAGTGGGGTATTCCTCTCAATCGTCGTCCTGCCAATACCCCAGGAATAGAAGAAGGTGATCGTCCCATTGGTTTTGAATTTAATATCGGCCCGAGTTTCTAA
- a CDS encoding metallophosphoesterase, whose protein sequence is MKLNIVLLVFFIAGTSGVADSAGILLFGDFGTGEKDQGLVAEQMIQYCKENGCDFAITTGDNVYPRGIENLKNNEADYNNGKPNFKVAVEKFVKFYGPMKMPFYMSYGNHDVGNEGPISIFKDLFKGESTLKKRTLALMSNEINFTKNSDNPTLTDSMNRSSSLWYFPDAYYSVTEKGNTYLHSINTNTYPHRALSDNNDAINTKSENFEQKKWLEKSLSSNKGWKIVFGHMPLYSHGLHGWLESSSIKNFRNSIIDTLCENKVDFYLSGHDHHLEVDKHLCSNGHVIVSVISGAAAKRGRIYKSSFPIFSSEKNFLWGNGQHYKGDKSIYHSDDDALGFSYVKIVSPTEAKLIMKQTIGNTKLRQDGCFTIEKGKNISATGCL, encoded by the coding sequence GTGAAATTAAATATTGTTTTGTTGGTTTTTTTTATTGCTGGCACAAGTGGGGTGGCTGATTCTGCAGGTATTCTCTTATTTGGTGATTTTGGTACGGGAGAAAAAGATCAAGGCTTGGTAGCTGAGCAGATGATTCAGTACTGCAAAGAAAATGGATGTGATTTTGCCATAACCACGGGAGATAATGTCTATCCGAGGGGTATAGAAAACCTCAAAAATAATGAAGCAGACTACAATAATGGAAAGCCAAACTTTAAGGTTGCCGTGGAAAAATTTGTTAAATTTTATGGCCCTATGAAAATGCCTTTCTACATGAGTTACGGTAATCACGATGTGGGGAATGAAGGTCCTATAAGTATTTTTAAAGATTTATTTAAAGGAGAGTCTACTCTAAAAAAACGAACTCTGGCTTTGATGAGTAATGAAATTAATTTTACGAAAAATAGTGATAACCCAACGCTCACTGACTCTATGAATCGTTCTTCGAGCTTATGGTATTTTCCTGATGCATATTATTCCGTTACTGAGAAAGGAAACACTTACCTGCATAGCATTAATACCAATACTTATCCTCATAGAGCGCTTTCGGATAATAATGATGCTATCAATACGAAAAGTGAAAATTTTGAGCAGAAAAAGTGGCTGGAAAAATCCTTGTCTTCAAATAAAGGATGGAAGATAGTTTTTGGTCATATGCCACTGTATAGCCATGGCTTGCATGGATGGTTAGAAAGCTCTTCCATCAAGAATTTCCGCAACTCAATCATAGATACGCTGTGTGAAAATAAAGTTGATTTTTATCTTTCGGGTCATGACCATCATTTGGAAGTAGACAAACATCTTTGTTCCAATGGGCATGTCATAGTTTCCGTTATAAGCGGTGCAGCTGCTAAACGGGGGAGGATTTATAAGAGCTCATTTCCTATATTTTCTTCGGAAAAAAATTTCCTGTGGGGTAATGGTCAGCATTATAAAGGTGACAAATCTATCTACCACAGCGATGATGATGCTTTAGGGTTTTCATATGTAAAAATTGTGAGCCCTACAGAAGCTAAACTCATAATGAAACAAACTATCGGAAACACCAAGTTGAGACAGGATGGCTGCTTTACCATTGAAAAAGGAAAAAATATTTCAGCTACTGGGTGCTTATAA